From the genome of Aspergillus oryzae RIB40 DNA, chromosome 4:
TGGACGCTTCATAATGCTACGAAACGGGTATGAAAGCTAGGAGACTATTATCGGTGCACTGGATGTGATCGCGGGGCTAATGAGGCGCTATCCCGGTTGGATGCATAGGATGACGGCTCGGCATGCAGTGTTTTCACATTCGATATTGCTTCTAATAAGTCTCGTCTACCCCTGGCGAAGAACGCGGTGCGCAAGTCACGAACGTTACGACATCCTGGTGTGATTAAAGTTTTGGATACTATCGAGGTACTTGATCATTTGGTGGCTTGAGTTGCTGCGTGGTGTATTGGGTCACGCAGCCGTGGATGTGCAACTTACTTACGCTGCATAGACAGAAGCCAGTCTTTATATTATCACGGAGCGAGTCGTCCCCCTGTCGTGGCATGTGAAGCGGAGGAGTTTGAGTGAGGAGACCTCTAAATGGGGACTGCATACAGTGGCGGTATGTGGCTGAATGTGTGAACGGACTTGGACCTTGCTAACTAGACTTATTTACAGTCCACACTTAAGTTTATAAATGAAGATGCTTCGTCTGTTCACGGAGTCGTGAGGGCCTCGTCGGTATTCGCTAGCGAAAGTGGCGAGTGGAAGCTAGGAGGTTTCGATGTGTTAAGTTCCATGAATGATGAACATGCAGTTATATACGTTAGTCTCCCCTTGACAGAGTCGATCAGACGGAGACGTGGGCTAACGACCAACAGACATATGCCAGCCTTGTACCAGACGCGGCTCGGTATACACCGCCAGAGGTTGTCAAAGGCGGCTGGGATACCATTAAGCGCCACCCTTTAACGGCCGTCGATGCCTATGGGCTTGGAATTTTAATCTATGAGGTCTTCAATGGTGGTTTCATGGGAGGAGATCAGGTGGGCAAAACAACGAATATCCCACCAACCATGCAAGCAAGCTACAAGCGTCTCTGCACGGCGAATCCTAAGTTGCGACTGAGTCCGGGACACTTTGTTGAGCAAGGAAAGAAGCATGGCGGCTTCTTTCAGACACCGTTGATCAGATTGACGGACGACATAGAGAGTCTAGGCCTCAAGAATGATGCTGAGCGGGAAGAATTCATTAAGTAGGTTTCCCCTCACGTCCCTTGTGCTGACAAGTGCATTGTAAAATACTCAAGTACTGATTGTCTTAGTGAGCTTGATGGACTCACCGAGGACTTCCCCGAAGAATTTTTCAAAATGAAGGTACTTCCAGAGCTATTGAAATCTGTTGAATTCGGCGGAGGCGGCCCCAAGGTTCTAGGGGCTATTATCAAGATCGGGTCCAAATTATCCTCAGAGGAATTCAATTCAAGACTGACGCCTGTCATTGTGCGCCTATTTGCCAATCCTGATCGAGCGCTACGGGTATGTCTGTTGGACAATTTGCCATTAATGATCGACAATCTTCCCCAAAAGATTGTGAACGACAAGATCTTCCCGCAGATGGTTCGTTGTGCTATTGAATCCTCGTTTTCTCCCGTTACTAACAATTGCTTTCATCCAGACATCTGGGTTCACTGACGTTGCACCCGTTGTTCGAGAACAAACCGTCAAGGCCGTACTGGCGGTCATTGACAAATTGAGCGATCGGACTATTAATGGAGACCTATTGAAATTCCTGGCTCGGACTGCAAATGACGAGCAGCCAGGAATACGTACAAATACTACTATTTGCTTAGGAAAGATCGCGAAAAATTTAGGACAAAGCGTAGGTCGCACCACGCCACCGAAACAAACCAATACTAATCGCCAGTATAGTCCCGATCCAAAGTTCTAGTTGCTGCGTTTACAAGATCGCTACGCGATCCGTTTGTACATGCCCGGAATGCGGGCTTGTTGTCGTTGGCTGCCACGATGGAATTCTTTACCGAGGAGGATTGCGCCACCAAAGTTCTCCCCGCCATATGCCCTTCTCTCCTtgacaaggaaaagtaagGAGCTTCTTATCTCACCGCTGGCTCTATGCGTCTAACATGCAAATAGGATGATCCGAGATCAGGCGAACAAGACGCTCGATGTTTATCTCCAACGGATACGTAAATTCGGCAACACCATGCCGGAAACCGTGTTGCCTCCTTCAACCAGCTCAGACGCTTCCAAGGACGATGCTCGTATTGGAACGTCCAATGATAAGTCCTGGGCAGGCTGGGCGATCTCCTCATTTACAAACAAGCTTACCGCGGCGAATGGTGTGATTGAGCCATCTGCGAATAGCGCTAAGCCCGTCGAAGCCGAGCCAGCCCGCTCGGCATCCGT
Proteins encoded in this window:
- a CDS encoding COPI-interacting protein CEX1 (protein kinase), which encodes MDFLKSAVASAIAKGSSFPYSLGDRVDISDSIWTLHNATKRTEASLYIITERVVPLSWHVKRRSLSEETSKWGLHTVASTLKFINEDASSVHGVVRASSVFASESGEWKLGGFDVLSSMNDEHAVIYTYASLVPDAARYTPPEVVKGGWDTIKRHPLTAVDAYGLGILIYEVFNGGFMGGDQVGKTTNIPPTMQASYKRLCTANPKLRLSPGHFVEQGKKHGGFFQTPLIRLTDDIESLGLKNDAEREEFINELDGLTEDFPEEFFKMKVLPELLKSVEFGGGGPKVLGAIIKIGSKLSSEEFNSRLTPVIVRLFANPDRALRTSGFTDVAPVVREQTVKAVLAVIDKLSDRTINGDLLKFLARTANDEQPGIRTNTTICLGKIAKNLGQSSRSKVLVAAFTRSLRDPFVHARNAGLLSLAATMEFFTEEDCATKVLPAICPSLLDKEKMIRDQANKTLDVYLQRIRKFGNTMPETVLPPSTSSDASKDDARIGTSNDKSWAGWAISSFTNKLTAANGVIEPSANSAKPVEAEPARSASVPRPSKPSTSAQLDLPKVTPRPAAQPLVHRSMSEQVVPVTNDIDEPDDVYEAWGAMDDEDGERADDPFSPAATTVSSTVSAPASKPAPVPYDDGGEPDFAGWLAAQSKAKKTLPKGLSKTTSAASSARSASRNSTTKPKTLAPVKKIETKPKEEDLDDWGDAWD